From a region of the Helicobacter hepaticus ATCC 51449 genome:
- the holA gene encoding DNA polymerase III subunit delta encodes MYKSQLDTLLKQSAPRISFLYGDSFLVGYYSRKIAHCLKSEEKTTFYFDEYNANNINALLSQGSLFGSSSLVVLKINHKLNKADIELFLTSLSHNTQNALIIEYYQASNKSDGDYVRDCKICAGYFKNPKIPKDSIVEVRFFPPKIDECMGFMRERSKELGLIADDKILGYILGLQNNDIALSLNELEKFVIFTGAERRPIEPNDVNLLCDGIASFSVEELCHTLMEKKPIIKMLNTIYEEGINEIMMIGEIQRFFYQLFLFFAFIKIKGRPDAKEILGFSPPAHIIERLSRYCIRFKETQYIAIFELLSAWRYEVSKGKSKQSMSTLIKIQEMIR; translated from the coding sequence ATGTATAAATCTCAACTTGATACACTCTTAAAACAATCTGCTCCGCGCATAAGTTTTCTGTATGGTGATAGCTTTTTAGTGGGCTATTATAGTAGAAAAATTGCTCATTGTTTAAAAAGCGAGGAAAAGACGACTTTTTACTTTGATGAATACAATGCAAATAACATCAATGCTTTGCTTTCACAAGGCTCACTTTTTGGCTCTAGCTCACTTGTAGTGCTAAAAATCAATCATAAACTAAACAAGGCTGATATAGAGCTTTTTCTTACTTCACTTTCACATAATACACAAAATGCGCTTATTATAGAATACTATCAAGCGTCAAATAAATCAGATGGGGATTATGTAAGAGATTGCAAAATTTGTGCTGGATATTTTAAAAATCCCAAAATACCTAAAGATAGCATTGTGGAAGTGCGATTCTTTCCGCCAAAAATAGATGAATGTATGGGCTTTATGCGTGAGAGAAGCAAAGAATTAGGGCTTATTGCCGATGATAAGATTCTAGGCTATATTTTAGGATTACAAAATAATGATATTGCACTCTCTTTAAATGAATTAGAAAAATTTGTTATTTTCACAGGTGCAGAAAGAAGACCCATAGAACCAAATGATGTGAATTTACTTTGTGATGGCATAGCAAGTTTTAGTGTAGAAGAGCTATGCCATACTTTAATGGAAAAAAAGCCTATTATCAAAATGCTCAACACTATCTATGAAGAGGGAATTAATGAAATAATGATGATTGGGGAGATTCAAAGATTTTTTTATCAACTCTTTTTGTTTTTTGCTTTTATTAAAATCAAAGGACGACCCGATGCGAAAGAGATTCTAGGATTTAGTCCACCTGCTCATATTATTGAGCGTTTATCACGTTATTGCATTCGTTTTAAAGAGACACAATATATTGCTATCTTTGAGTTACTCTCTGCTTGGCGCTATGAAGTAAGCAAAGGCAAATCCAAACAATCTATGAGCACTTTAATTAAAATTCAAGAAATGATAAGATAG
- the rpsF gene encoding 30S ribosomal protein S6, giving the protein MKFYETMFILKPTLVEVEIKARLDFFKEVIIKNGGEIETCLDMGMRNLAYEIKKNKRGYYFVIYFKAQPSLILELERNYRINEEILRFIVIKYESKKEQSAWQSLVNKANNKPEPKPTKAKKEDVAPEAKEQAQTEA; this is encoded by the coding sequence ATGAAATTTTATGAGACGATGTTTATTCTCAAACCCACACTTGTAGAAGTAGAAATCAAAGCACGACTTGATTTTTTTAAAGAAGTCATTATCAAAAATGGTGGCGAGATTGAAACTTGCCTTGATATGGGTATGCGAAATCTTGCCTATGAGATTAAAAAAAATAAACGTGGATACTACTTTGTCATCTACTTCAAGGCTCAACCTAGCTTAATTTTGGAGCTTGAGCGCAATTATCGCATTAATGAAGAGATTTTGCGCTTTATCGTCATAAAATATGAGAGTAAAAAAGAACAAAGTGCGTGGCAAAGCCTTGTAAATAAAGCAAATAATAAACCAGAACCCAAACCCACAAAAGCTAAAAAAGAAGATGTTGCCCCAGAGGCTAAAGAGCAAGCCCAGACAGAGGCTTAA
- a CDS encoding single-stranded DNA-binding protein, with amino-acid sequence MYNKVIIIGNLTRDVELRYLPSGSALATIGLASNRRFKKQDGSQGEEVCFIDVKLFGRSAEVANQYLRKGSKILIEGRLSLESWNDQSGAKRSRHTITAESMQMLDSKPSGDENPYNNTNASNTGMQHNTNNSPNYNQTHSQPQGNGNIGTGNYPQNIPEINIDDEDIPF; translated from the coding sequence ATGTATAATAAGGTGATTATAATAGGAAATCTTACACGAGATGTGGAACTCCGATATTTGCCTAGTGGGAGCGCTCTAGCTACCATTGGATTAGCAAGCAATAGGAGATTCAAAAAGCAAGATGGCTCTCAAGGTGAAGAAGTATGCTTTATAGATGTAAAGCTTTTTGGGCGCAGTGCAGAGGTAGCAAATCAATATTTGCGCAAGGGAAGCAAGATTCTCATTGAAGGACGTTTGAGTTTAGAATCGTGGAACGACCAAAGCGGTGCAAAACGAAGTAGGCATACCATTACTGCAGAAAGTATGCAAATGCTAGATTCTAAACCTAGTGGAGATGAGAACCCTTATAACAATACAAATGCCTCTAATACAGGAATGCAACATAATACCAATAACTCACCAAACTATAATCAAACTCACTCGCAGCCACAAGGAAATGGGAATATTGGGACAGGAAACTATCCTCAAAATATCCCCGAAATCAACATTGATGATGAAGATATACCTTTTTAA
- the rpsR gene encoding 30S ribosomal protein S18 — translation MEKKKYSKRYCRYTEAKLEYIDYKDVEMLKHSLSERYKIMPRRLTGNTKRWQERVEVAIKRARHMALIPYIVDRKKVVENPFKI, via the coding sequence ATGGAAAAGAAAAAATACTCAAAACGATACTGCCGATATACCGAAGCAAAGCTTGAATATATTGATTACAAAGATGTGGAAATGCTTAAGCATTCACTCTCAGAGCGATACAAGATTATGCCAAGACGTCTTACAGGCAATACAAAACGTTGGCAAGAACGTGTAGAAGTAGCAATCAAACGCGCAAGACATATGGCTCTTATCCCCTACATCGTGGATAGAAAAAAAGTTGTTGAGAATCCTTTTAAAATCTAG
- a CDS encoding class I SAM-dependent methyltransferase, whose translation MKQKMPIWKKILREISRPFYQMWLITNGASGGEIMSNQEIAKDKTDYTRLNMDKRFVIDSEWDYLCLGDKYAPNGVIDSQYFIQDIWGARKVLAHKPDVHYDVGSSVRDFIAHCLAYNQKITLLDIRPMNNQFNTSFLNNGGGGIIYIQANATRLENIADNSIHSLSALCSIEHFGLGRYGDPIEPDAWEGALKAFQRVLKPNGRLYLSVPVADEDRLCFNAHRIYKPQTIIDSLDSMQIIEMGYIKDFDVIECMKWENNNLHINKEALESMPKAHKRSCCFGLFEFAKK comes from the coding sequence ATGAAACAAAAAATGCCCATATGGAAAAAAATTTTAAGAGAAATATCACGCCCATTTTATCAAATGTGGCTTATTACAAATGGAGCGAGTGGAGGCGAAATAATGAGCAACCAAGAAATTGCCAAAGATAAGACAGACTATACACGTCTTAATATGGATAAACGATTTGTGATTGATAGTGAGTGGGATTATTTGTGCTTAGGGGATAAGTATGCACCTAATGGTGTTATAGATTCACAATATTTTATACAAGATATTTGGGGAGCGCGTAAAGTTTTAGCTCATAAACCCGATGTGCATTATGATGTAGGCTCTAGTGTGAGGGATTTTATCGCGCATTGTCTCGCTTATAATCAAAAAATTACCTTGCTTGATATACGTCCAATGAATAATCAATTTAATACGAGCTTTTTAAACAACGGGGGGGGGGGCATAATATATATTCAAGCCAATGCTACGCGTTTAGAAAATATAGCTGATAATTCTATCCACTCACTCTCTGCACTATGTAGTATAGAACATTTTGGACTTGGGCGTTATGGAGACCCCATAGAACCAGATGCGTGGGAGGGAGCATTAAAAGCCTTTCAAAGAGTATTAAAACCCAATGGACGGCTTTATCTAAGTGTGCCTGTGGCAGATGAGGATAGGCTTTGTTTCAATGCCCACCGCATTTACAAACCACAAACTATTATTGATAGCCTAGATTCTATGCAAATTATTGAAATGGGCTATATAAAAGATTTTGATGTGATAGAATGTATGAAATGGGAAAATAACAATCTACACATCAATAAGGAAGCACTCGAATCTATGCCAAAAGCACATAAAAGAAGTTGTTGCTTTGGCTTATTTGAATTTGCAAAAAAATAG
- the rpsO gene encoding 30S ribosomal protein S15 translates to MALDMAKKKEIIAKFARDSKDTGSSEVQIALLSQRIADLTEHLKANPKDHSSRLGLLKLVGQRKSLLSYLKKTQYNRYAKLIGELKLKDR, encoded by the coding sequence ATGGCTTTAGATATGGCGAAGAAGAAAGAGATTATTGCTAAATTCGCACGAGATAGTAAGGATACAGGCTCAAGTGAGGTGCAAATCGCATTGCTTTCACAAAGAATTGCAGATTTAACAGAGCATTTAAAAGCTAATCCAAAAGACCATTCAAGTCGTTTGGGGCTTTTAAAGCTTGTAGGGCAGAGAAAATCGCTCCTTTCTTATCTTAAAAAGACGCAATATAATCGTTATGCAAAACTTATCGGTGAGCTTAAACTCAAAGACAGATAA
- the rpoD gene encoding RNA polymerase sigma factor RpoD, which translates to MSEKSDKVSKKSKEVNAELESLFKEEDSDYITYEKIAQIILKAPTAAQVKKIKDLSKKYKKQLLSSSEIAKMLNTQEQIKRQADKKKMLNEELEDEFDFMKDKELLEWSRSDSPVRMYLREMGQISLLTKEEEISLSKKIELGENTILDAICSVPYLIDFIYDYKDALINRERRVKELFKSFDDEEEENEEEEEEFDMLDDEEASRKSNSKKDQKRIEKVMESFKALDKAKKEWLKVLETPIVEGEDELAHILLLSHKKHILKMKLLDLGPTSKLIGELVKAMENTLKSGDGFERELKRLEYKLPLFNDMLVENHQKILANITTMSRDEIAAMVPETTMVSVYVELKKLFQTKEASEGGFNLEPEKLKEILEQIKRGKSISDKAKAKMAKSNLRLVVSIAKRYTNRGLPFLDLIQEGNIGLMKAVDKFEYKKGFKFSTYATWWIRQAISRAIADQARTIRIPIHMIETINRIHKIMRKHVQETGKEPDIDFIAKEVGLPIDKVKNVIKITKEPVSLDAPIGSDDDGKFGDFVEDKSSVGPMDYILKEDLKVQIDEVLEQLNDREKAVIRMRFGLLDDESDRTLEEIGKELNVTRERVRQIESSAIKKLKHPKVGRKLKNYIEE; encoded by the coding sequence ATGTCAGAAAAATCCGATAAGGTCAGCAAAAAATCAAAAGAAGTCAATGCTGAATTAGAAAGTCTTTTTAAAGAAGAAGATAGCGATTATATCACTTATGAAAAAATTGCCCAAATTATCCTTAAAGCTCCTACTGCTGCACAAGTTAAGAAAATTAAAGACTTAAGTAAAAAATATAAAAAACAGCTTTTAAGTTCGTCAGAAATTGCAAAAATGCTCAATACTCAAGAGCAGATTAAACGTCAAGCTGATAAGAAAAAAATGCTTAATGAAGAGCTTGAAGATGAATTTGATTTTATGAAAGATAAGGAATTGCTTGAATGGAGCAGAAGTGATAGTCCTGTGCGTATGTATTTGCGTGAAATGGGACAAATTTCGCTTTTGACAAAAGAAGAAGAAATCAGTTTAAGTAAAAAAATAGAATTAGGTGAAAATACTATTCTTGATGCAATTTGCTCTGTGCCTTATTTGATTGATTTTATTTATGATTACAAAGATGCTCTTATCAATCGTGAGCGACGTGTAAAAGAGCTTTTTAAAAGTTTTGATGATGAAGAGGAAGAGAATGAAGAGGAAGAGGAAGAATTTGATATGCTTGATGATGAAGAGGCATCACGCAAATCTAATTCTAAAAAAGACCAAAAACGTATAGAAAAAGTTATGGAAAGCTTTAAAGCACTTGATAAGGCAAAAAAAGAATGGCTCAAAGTGCTTGAAACACCAATAGTAGAGGGAGAAGATGAGTTGGCTCATATTTTGCTCCTCTCGCATAAAAAGCATATTTTGAAAATGAAGCTTTTGGATTTAGGACCAACAAGTAAGCTTATTGGTGAGCTTGTGAAAGCAATGGAAAACACTCTAAAGAGTGGCGATGGCTTTGAACGTGAGTTAAAACGTTTAGAGTATAAATTGCCATTGTTTAATGATATGCTTGTGGAAAATCATCAAAAAATACTTGCTAATATCACAACGATGAGTCGTGATGAGATTGCTGCAATGGTGCCAGAAACAACAATGGTGAGTGTATATGTAGAACTTAAAAAGCTTTTTCAAACGAAAGAAGCAAGCGAAGGGGGTTTTAATTTAGAGCCTGAAAAGCTTAAAGAAATTCTAGAGCAGATTAAGCGCGGTAAGTCTATCTCCGATAAAGCAAAGGCAAAAATGGCAAAATCTAATCTTCGACTTGTGGTAAGCATTGCCAAACGCTATACAAATCGTGGTTTGCCATTTCTTGATTTAATCCAAGAGGGCAATATTGGGCTAATGAAAGCAGTGGATAAGTTTGAATATAAAAAGGGCTTTAAGTTTTCAACTTATGCTACTTGGTGGATTAGACAAGCAATTTCTCGTGCTATTGCCGACCAAGCACGCACAATTCGCATTCCTATCCATATGATTGAGACGATTAATAGAATCCACAAGATTATGCGCAAACACGTGCAGGAAACAGGCAAAGAGCCAGATATTGATTTTATTGCCAAAGAAGTGGGGTTACCTATTGATAAGGTAAAAAATGTGATTAAAATCACCAAAGAGCCTGTAAGTCTTGATGCACCTATTGGGAGCGATGATGATGGCAAGTTTGGGGATTTTGTAGAGGATAAGAGCTCGGTTGGTCCTATGGATTACATCCTCAAAGAGGATTTAAAAGTGCAAATTGATGAGGTGTTAGAGCAGCTTAATGATAGGGAAAAAGCAGTCATTCGTATGCGCTTTGGATTGCTTGATGATGAATCTGACCGCACTTTGGAGGAAATTGGCAAAGAACTTAATGTAACACGAGAGAGGGTGCGACAAATAGAATCTAGTGCGATTAAAAAGCTTAAACACCCAAAGGTAGGAAGAAAGCTTAAAAATTACATTGAGGAATAA
- a CDS encoding thiamine pyrophosphate-dependent enzyme: MVKEVKNLKEFQKSSKKFEGAHLLCPGCAHGMIVREVLSAVDGPIILGNSTGCLEVSSAVYPHTSWDVPWIHIGFENGSTAVAGAEAMYKALVRKGRYTGEKPKFVAFGGDGATYDIGFQWISGCFERGHDMTYICLDNEVYANTGGQRSGSTPLGSSTSTTPAGSASYGKKERKKDLLFIMAAHHAPYVAQVAPNKWKDMNKKIKRAIDTEGPTFINAMSACTTEWRFESNKTVEISDLAVDSLVFPLFEIINGVELHITYRPRNVVPVRDYLGAQGRFKHLFKPENEHIIKQFQKDVEARWEYLQRREEINPK; this comes from the coding sequence ATGGTAAAAGAAGTTAAAAATCTTAAAGAGTTTCAAAAATCATCAAAGAAATTTGAAGGTGCGCATTTACTTTGCCCAGGTTGTGCGCACGGAATGATTGTGCGTGAAGTATTAAGTGCGGTTGATGGACCTATTATTTTAGGAAATTCGACAGGTTGCCTTGAGGTTTCAAGCGCAGTATATCCGCATACAAGCTGGGACGTGCCTTGGATACATATTGGTTTCGAAAATGGTTCTACTGCTGTGGCTGGTGCAGAAGCTATGTATAAAGCACTTGTACGTAAAGGCAGATACACAGGCGAAAAACCTAAATTTGTTGCATTTGGTGGTGATGGCGCGACTTATGATATTGGATTCCAATGGATTAGCGGGTGCTTTGAGCGCGGACACGATATGACTTATATTTGTCTTGATAATGAAGTGTATGCAAACACAGGTGGGCAGAGAAGTGGCTCTACACCGCTGGGTTCTAGCACTTCAACAACTCCTGCAGGAAGTGCAAGCTATGGTAAAAAAGAGCGCAAAAAAGATTTACTCTTTATAATGGCAGCACATCACGCTCCTTATGTCGCTCAAGTCGCTCCAAATAAATGGAAAGATATGAACAAAAAAATTAAACGTGCCATTGATACAGAGGGACCGACATTTATTAATGCAATGAGTGCTTGCACAACAGAATGGCGATTTGAATCTAACAAAACCGTTGAAATCAGTGATTTAGCTGTGGATTCTCTTGTGTTTCCATTGTTTGAAATTATTAATGGCGTAGAATTGCACATTACTTATCGCCCACGTAATGTTGTTCCAGTGCGCGATTATTTAGGTGCACAAGGGCGTTTCAAGCATCTTTTTAAACCTGAAAATGAGCATATTATTAAACAATTCCAAAAAGATGTGGAAGCACGTTGGGAATATCTCCAACGTAGAGAAGAAATTAATCCTAAATAA
- a CDS encoding 2-oxoacid:ferredoxin oxidoreductase subunit alpha — translation MAKTMELRTIEVWDGNMAASQALRQAQIDVVAAYPITPSTPIVQNYGSFVSNGYIDGEFVMVESEHAAMSACVGAAAAGGRVATATSSQGFALMVEVLYQASGMRLPIVLNLVNRALAAPLNVNGDHSDMYLSRDTGWINLATYNPQEAYDFNLMAFKIAEDKRVRVPVIVNQDGFICSHTAQSVRPFTDEEAYKFIGDYIPHNPMLDFANPITYGAQTEEDWHFEHKAQLHKGIMDSAAVIEEVFESFAKVSGRKYNLVETYMCEDAEVAIVALGTSVESARVAAKKVREEKGIKAGVLSIRTLRPFPFKQIGEALKSLKAVACLDRSLPAGALGMLFNEFSAAALSAGAHPVMSNYIYGLGGRDLTQAHLEGIFNELDANVKAGKLTHPVQQMLGLRGPKMSFF, via the coding sequence ATGGCTAAAACAATGGAATTACGAACGATTGAGGTGTGGGACGGGAATATGGCAGCCTCTCAAGCACTGCGTCAAGCACAAATTGATGTGGTAGCAGCTTATCCTATTACACCTTCAACTCCGATTGTGCAAAATTATGGAAGTTTTGTGAGTAATGGTTATATTGATGGTGAGTTTGTTATGGTGGAATCTGAACACGCTGCTATGAGTGCGTGTGTAGGTGCAGCTGCAGCTGGAGGAAGAGTAGCAACTGCGACAAGCTCTCAAGGTTTTGCTCTTATGGTAGAGGTGCTTTATCAGGCTTCTGGTATGCGCTTACCTATTGTTTTAAATCTTGTCAATCGTGCGCTTGCTGCGCCGCTTAATGTCAATGGTGACCATTCTGATATGTATCTTAGCCGCGATACAGGTTGGATAAATCTTGCTACCTATAATCCCCAAGAAGCATATGATTTTAATCTTATGGCATTTAAGATTGCAGAAGATAAACGCGTGAGAGTGCCCGTAATTGTGAATCAAGATGGTTTTATTTGCTCTCATACAGCCCAATCAGTGCGTCCATTTACTGATGAAGAGGCATATAAGTTTATTGGCGATTATATCCCACATAATCCTATGCTTGATTTTGCTAATCCTATCACTTATGGAGCGCAGACAGAGGAAGATTGGCATTTTGAGCATAAGGCACAATTACATAAGGGCATTATGGATTCGGCTGCAGTGATAGAGGAAGTATTTGAATCTTTTGCAAAAGTGTCGGGACGCAAATATAATCTTGTTGAGACCTATATGTGTGAAGATGCGGAGGTAGCAATTGTTGCACTTGGCACAAGTGTAGAATCTGCTCGCGTGGCAGCTAAAAAAGTGCGTGAGGAAAAGGGAATTAAAGCAGGAGTGCTTTCAATCCGCACTTTGCGTCCTTTTCCTTTTAAGCAAATAGGAGAAGCACTCAAATCTCTTAAGGCTGTAGCGTGTTTAGATAGAAGTCTTCCTGCTGGTGCGCTTGGTATGCTATTTAACGAATTTTCTGCTGCGGCTTTATCTGCTGGTGCGCACCCTGTGATGTCAAATTATATCTATGGACTTGGCGGACGTGATTTGACTCAGGCACATTTGGAAGGTATTTTTAATGAGCTTGATGCAAATGTAAAAGCTGGCAAACTTACACACCCAGTTCAACAAATGTTAGGGCTTCGCGGACCTAAAATGAGCTTTTTTTAA
- a CDS encoding 4Fe-4S dicluster domain-containing protein yields MDKLKDWDKFEIGSVLFPFKKGVDGRKELYKYERTYSGDSSFTDSVAHWRVEKPVHNSEICINCFNCWVFCPDAAILTRDEKLAGVDYVHCKGCGVCVDVCPTNPKSLLMFSDHKANEEALKEWPAKESKKPQNNA; encoded by the coding sequence ATGGATAAATTAAAAGATTGGGACAAATTTGAAATCGGCTCTGTGCTTTTTCCTTTCAAAAAGGGTGTAGATGGCAGAAAGGAGCTTTATAAATATGAAAGGACTTATAGTGGAGATAGTTCTTTTACAGATAGTGTGGCTCATTGGCGTGTAGAGAAGCCTGTGCATAATAGTGAAATTTGTATTAATTGCTTTAATTGTTGGGTATTTTGTCCTGATGCGGCAATCCTTACAAGAGATGAGAAACTTGCAGGAGTAGATTATGTGCATTGTAAAGGTTGTGGAGTGTGTGTAGATGTATGTCCTACAAATCCTAAGTCATTGCTTATGTTTAGCGACCATAAAGCGAATGAAGAAGCACTTAAAGAGTGGCCAGCTAAAGAATCTAAAAAACCACAGAACAATGCGTAG
- a CDS encoding pyruvate flavodoxin oxidoreductase subunit gamma — translation MLEIRWHSRAGQGAVTGAKGLADVIAGTGKEVQAFAFYGSAKRGASMTAYNRIDSEPILNHEKFMNPDYILVIDPGLVFITNICLYDKPSTKYIITTRLSKEELIAKKPELASKEIYTLDCIQISIDAIGKSVPNAPMLGALMRVSGMLEIDFFLESFSKVLGKKLPPQVIEANKVAIRRAYEEVK, via the coding sequence ATGCTTGAGATACGATGGCATTCTCGTGCTGGGCAGGGTGCTGTAACAGGTGCAAAAGGACTTGCTGATGTAATTGCAGGCACAGGCAAGGAAGTGCAAGCTTTTGCGTTTTATGGATCGGCAAAGCGTGGTGCTTCAATGACAGCTTATAATAGGATAGATTCAGAACCCATTCTTAACCACGAGAAATTTATGAATCCAGATTATATTTTGGTTATTGATCCGGGATTGGTTTTTATTACAAATATTTGTTTATATGACAAACCTTCTACAAAATATATCATTACAACGCGTTTGAGCAAAGAAGAGCTGATTGCAAAAAAACCTGAGCTTGCAAGCAAAGAGATTTATACACTTGATTGTATTCAAATCTCTATTGATGCGATTGGTAAATCTGTCCCAAATGCACCTATGCTTGGGGCGTTAATGAGGGTTTCAGGTATGCTTGAAATTGATTTCTTTTTAGAATCTTTTTCTAAAGTGCTTGGTAAAAAGCTTCCTCCTCAAGTTATTGAGGCAAATAAGGTGGCAATTAGACGAGCCTATGAGGAAGTCAAATAA
- the trpS gene encoding tryptophan--tRNA ligase: MSHTSSKKRIFSGIQPTGNIHLGNYLGAVRHWVDSQEQYENIFCVVNSHAITIRQDPQELQNKTYELAGILLACGIDTKKSHLFIQSQIDEHAALAWILDCNIPMGDMSRMTQFKDKSNKNPKNINVGLFNYPALMAADILLYQADFVPVGEDQKQHLELTRDVAMRFNRDYGECFNIPEPMIPQVGARVMGLDNPQSKMSKSAQGENHAIFLLDSPDVITRKCKKAVTDSQSNIVFDESRAGLYNLLCIYEIFTQKSRKSIEAEFEGKGYGHLKMALAEVIIESLRPIQQSYAKISQDKTYIQSVLTKSADSIRPIAKNTYENAKRLVGLV, encoded by the coding sequence ATGTCTCACACTTCAAGCAAAAAGCGCATTTTTTCAGGCATTCAACCCACAGGCAATATTCATTTAGGCAATTATTTAGGTGCGGTGCGGCATTGGGTAGATTCACAAGAGCAATATGAAAATATCTTTTGTGTAGTCAATTCTCACGCTATTACGATACGACAAGACCCACAAGAATTACAAAACAAAACCTATGAACTTGCAGGCATTCTCCTTGCTTGTGGGATTGATACGAAAAAATCACATCTTTTTATTCAAAGTCAAATTGACGAGCACGCTGCATTAGCGTGGATTTTGGATTGCAATATTCCTATGGGTGATATGAGTCGTATGACGCAGTTTAAAGACAAATCAAATAAGAATCCAAAAAATATTAATGTCGGCTTATTTAATTATCCTGCACTTATGGCGGCAGATATTTTGCTCTATCAAGCCGATTTTGTGCCTGTGGGTGAAGACCAAAAGCAGCATTTAGAGCTTACACGCGATGTTGCAATGCGATTTAATCGCGATTATGGAGAGTGCTTCAATATCCCAGAACCGATGATACCTCAAGTTGGTGCGCGTGTAATGGGACTAGATAATCCACAAAGCAAAATGAGTAAATCTGCTCAAGGTGAAAATCACGCAATATTTTTACTTGATAGCCCCGATGTCATCACGCGCAAATGCAAGAAGGCAGTTACAGATTCTCAAAGCAATATCGTCTTTGATGAATCTCGCGCAGGGCTGTATAATTTGCTTTGCATTTATGAGATTTTCACACAAAAAAGCCGCAAAAGCATTGAGGCAGAATTTGAAGGCAAAGGCTATGGGCATTTAAAAATGGCTCTTGCAGAAGTCATTATAGAATCTTTGCGTCCTATTCAGCAATCCTATGCCAAAATCAGCCAAGACAAAACCTATATCCAATCTGTGCTTACAAAAAGTGCAGATTCTATCCGCCCTATTGCAAAAAATACTTATGAAAATGCTAAAAGATTAGTAGGGCTTGTATGA